The Candidatus Reconcilbacillus cellulovorans genome includes a region encoding these proteins:
- a CDS encoding HslU--HslV peptidase proteolytic subunit encodes MSAAFHATTICAVRHNGSAAMAGDGQVTFGNSLVMKTQAKKVRRLYHGRVLAGFAGSVADAVTLFEKFENKLEEHHGHLHRAAVELAKDWRQDRVLRRLEAMMIVMDAGGLLLLSGSGEVIEPDDGVTAIGSGGGFALAAARAMKRHAPHLTARDIAKTSLEIAAELCVFTNDRIIVEEIAAT; translated from the coding sequence GTGAGTGCGGCGTTTCACGCGACGACGATTTGCGCCGTGCGCCATAACGGAAGCGCGGCGATGGCCGGCGACGGCCAGGTGACGTTCGGCAACAGTCTCGTCATGAAAACCCAGGCGAAAAAAGTGCGTCGCCTTTATCACGGCCGGGTGCTGGCCGGTTTCGCCGGTTCGGTGGCCGATGCGGTCACGCTTTTCGAAAAATTCGAAAACAAGCTGGAGGAACATCACGGCCATCTGCACCGGGCGGCCGTCGAACTGGCGAAAGACTGGCGGCAGGACCGCGTGTTGCGCAGGCTCGAGGCGATGATGATCGTCATGGACGCCGGAGGGCTGTTGTTGCTGTCGGGAAGCGGCGAGGTGATCGAACCCGACGACGGCGTGACGGCGATCGGATCCGGGGGCGGGTTCGCCCTAGCGGCGGCCCGGGCGATGAAACGTCACGCCCCTCATCTGACGGCGCGCGACATCGCGAAGACTTCGCTGGAAATCGCTGCTGAACTTTGTGTGTTTACGAACGACCGGATCATTGTCGAGGAAATCGCGGCGACGTGA
- a CDS encoding HslU--HslV peptidase ATPase subunit, with protein MRPESLTPRQIVAELDKYIVGQKQAKRAVAIALRNRYRRSRLDESLRNEIVPKNILMIGPTGVGKTEIARRLAKLAQAPFVKVEATKFTEVGYVGRDVESMVRDLVETSIRMVKAEKTEQLRDRAERLAEERLAALLVPSPNRRAARNPFELLLGGSAPQQEDEPDPSLAARRREVLEELRAGKLENEIVELSVEDQTPGFFELFGPQGDQLGANLQEMFGHLLPKRMKKRKLTVREARKVLVQEEAQKLMDMDEVTQEAIRRAEQSGIIFIDEIDKIAGTGPSVGPDVSREGVQRDILPIVEGSTVMTKYGPVNTDFILFIAAGAFHVAKPSDLIPELQGRFPIRVELDSLTEQDFVRILTEPENALTRQYAALLATEGIRLEFSEAAVYEIARIAALVNRQTEDIGARRLHTVLEKLLEDLSFEAPELGLESFTVTPEYVREKLADIAQDRDLSRYIL; from the coding sequence ATGCGTCCGGAATCGTTGACCCCCCGACAGATCGTAGCGGAACTGGATAAGTACATCGTCGGCCAGAAACAGGCGAAACGGGCGGTGGCGATCGCGCTTCGCAACCGGTATCGCCGCAGCCGCCTCGACGAATCGCTCCGCAACGAGATCGTGCCGAAAAACATTCTGATGATCGGTCCCACCGGCGTCGGCAAGACGGAAATCGCCCGCCGTCTGGCCAAGCTGGCGCAAGCGCCGTTCGTCAAGGTGGAAGCGACGAAATTTACCGAAGTCGGCTACGTCGGCCGCGACGTCGAGTCGATGGTCCGCGACCTCGTCGAAACCTCGATTCGGATGGTCAAGGCCGAAAAAACCGAACAACTCCGCGACCGCGCGGAGCGGCTGGCCGAGGAGCGGCTTGCCGCCCTGCTCGTGCCTTCACCGAATCGGCGGGCTGCGCGTAACCCGTTCGAGCTGCTGCTCGGGGGAAGCGCTCCCCAGCAGGAGGATGAACCCGATCCGTCGCTTGCGGCCCGCCGCCGCGAAGTTTTGGAAGAACTGCGCGCCGGAAAACTGGAAAACGAGATCGTCGAACTGTCGGTCGAAGATCAGACGCCCGGCTTTTTCGAGCTCTTCGGTCCGCAGGGCGACCAGCTCGGAGCCAATCTCCAGGAAATGTTCGGCCATCTGTTGCCGAAGCGGATGAAAAAGCGGAAACTGACCGTCCGCGAAGCGCGCAAGGTGCTCGTCCAGGAAGAGGCGCAAAAGCTGATGGACATGGACGAGGTGACCCAGGAGGCGATTCGTCGCGCGGAGCAGTCGGGTATCATTTTCATCGACGAGATCGACAAGATCGCCGGAACCGGGCCGAGCGTCGGTCCCGACGTTTCCCGAGAGGGCGTCCAGCGCGACATCTTGCCGATCGTCGAAGGTTCGACGGTTATGACGAAGTACGGCCCGGTCAATACGGATTTCATTCTGTTCATCGCAGCGGGCGCGTTTCATGTCGCCAAACCGTCCGACCTGATTCCCGAACTGCAAGGCCGGTTCCCGATCCGCGTCGAGCTTGACAGCCTGACCGAACAGGATTTCGTCCGGATTTTGACGGAACCGGAGAACGCCCTGACGCGCCAATACGCGGCGCTTTTGGCGACGGAAGGCATCCGGCTTGAGTTTTCGGAAGCGGCCGTTTACGAAATTGCGCGAATCGCGGCGCTCGTCAACCGGCAGACTGAGGACATCGGCGCCAGGCGGCTGCATACGGTTTTGGAAAAGCTGCTGGAAGATTTGTCGTTCGAGGCGCCGGAACTCGGGCTCGAATCGTTCACGGTGACGCCGGAATACGTGCGAGAAAAACTGGCGGACATCGCGCAGGATCGCGACTTAAGCCGGTATATCTTGTAG
- a CDS encoding transcriptional repressor CodY, which produces MTTLLAKTRRLNRLLQKAAGKPVSFMDMADVLRDTIGGNVFVISRRGKLLGYAMAKEALSPALVRAVEEDRRLPAELNDWLKKIEETSSAPDPDSPYLPFLERIRSFFELPSATIVPIVGGGDRLGTLVLSRDRPFVDDDLILAEYGSTIIGMEILRERAEEIEMEARNRAAVQVAVNSLSYSELEAVEHIFEELQAKEGLLVASKVADKAGITRSVIVNALRKLESAGVVETRSLGMKGTYIRVLNDQLLDEIQKSRV; this is translated from the coding sequence GTGACGACGCTTTTGGCGAAGACGCGGAGGCTGAACCGTTTGTTGCAGAAAGCCGCGGGAAAGCCCGTCAGTTTTATGGACATGGCGGACGTCCTGCGCGACACGATCGGCGGAAACGTGTTCGTCATCAGCCGCAGAGGAAAACTGCTGGGCTACGCCATGGCCAAGGAGGCGCTGTCCCCTGCCCTTGTCCGCGCGGTGGAAGAAGACAGGCGGCTGCCGGCCGAGCTGAACGACTGGCTGAAAAAAATCGAAGAAACTTCGTCCGCGCCTGACCCGGACAGCCCCTACCTGCCGTTTCTCGAGCGGATCCGGTCGTTTTTCGAGCTTCCGTCCGCGACGATCGTGCCGATCGTCGGCGGCGGCGACCGGCTCGGGACGCTCGTGTTGTCCCGCGACCGACCGTTCGTCGACGACGATCTGATTTTGGCGGAATACGGATCGACGATTATCGGCATGGAAATTTTGCGGGAACGCGCGGAAGAAATCGAGATGGAAGCGCGCAACCGCGCCGCCGTTCAAGTGGCGGTCAATTCGCTGTCGTACAGCGAATTAGAGGCGGTGGAACACATTTTTGAGGAATTACAGGCGAAAGAAGGGCTGCTCGTAGCCAGCAAAGTGGCGGACAAGGCCGGCATTACACGCTCGGTGATCGTCAATGCGCTGAGAAAGCTGGAAAGCGCCGGCGTCGTCGAGACGCGGTCGCTCGGCATGAAGGGAACGTACATTCGCGTGTTGAACGACCAATTGTTGGATGAAATTCAAAAATCGAGAGTTTAA
- a CDS encoding flagellar basal-body rod protein FlgB, with amino-acid sequence MLDHLTFRAMEKALDAAVLRQRVIANNIANADTPGFKRSDVRFESLLRAELEGRGGLVGLRTDPRHIPIGSAGLPEPEVVTDRRTVMNNNLNNVDIDAEMSALAANQLRYNVLVQQVSHEIRLLRTAIGGRP; translated from the coding sequence ATGTTGGATCATCTGACGTTCCGTGCGATGGAGAAAGCGCTCGACGCAGCGGTTTTGCGTCAGCGCGTCATCGCGAACAATATCGCCAATGCGGACACCCCGGGGTTCAAGCGGTCGGACGTCCGGTTCGAGTCGCTCCTGCGCGCCGAACTGGAAGGCCGCGGCGGGCTTGTCGGACTGCGGACCGATCCGCGCCACATTCCGATCGGCTCCGCCGGACTTCCCGAGCCCGAAGTCGTGACGGACCGTCGGACCGTCATGAACAACAACCTGAACAACGTCGACATCGACGCCGAAATGAGCGCCTTGGCCGCGAACCAGTTGCGCTACAACGTACTCGTCCAGCAGGTCAGCCACGAAATTCGGCTGCTGCGGACCGCGATCGGAGGCAGGCCGTAA
- a CDS encoding flagellar basal body rod protein FlgC, whose protein sequence is MLISNGFEISASALTAQRLRMDVIASNIANAETTRARFVDGRWEPYRRKMVEFRPIRPSFDALLRQAAGETPGEGVRVARIVEDRTPFKLVYLPSHPDADEDGYVRMPNVDLVKEMVDLISATRSYEANVTALNAAKAMVTKALEIGR, encoded by the coding sequence ATGCTCATCTCGAACGGATTCGAAATCAGCGCGTCCGCCTTGACCGCCCAGAGGCTTAGGATGGACGTCATCGCTTCGAACATCGCCAACGCGGAGACGACGCGCGCCCGGTTCGTCGACGGGCGGTGGGAGCCGTATCGCCGTAAAATGGTCGAATTCAGGCCGATCCGACCCTCCTTCGACGCTTTGCTGCGGCAGGCGGCCGGCGAAACGCCCGGAGAAGGCGTCCGGGTCGCCCGCATCGTCGAAGACCGCACGCCGTTTAAGCTCGTCTATCTGCCGTCGCATCCCGACGCGGACGAAGACGGCTACGTCCGCATGCCGAACGTGGACCTCGTCAAGGAGATGGTCGATCTCATCTCCGCGACGCGGTCTTATGAGGCGAACGTCACGGCGCTGAACGCCGCGAAGGCGATGGTCACGAAAGCGCTCGAAATCGGGAGATAA